Proteins co-encoded in one Hymenobacter swuensis DY53 genomic window:
- a CDS encoding chemotaxis protein CheA, with protein MKSREQEYREIFMSEALEYYDAMSRHISELERSPTDEPALNELFRLMHNLKSNARAMGYNPIGEVAHHMETIFGLIRDKEKTFTGSVVPVLFKGIDTIGEMIRAVGANEDLPDVTHLMANLDRLVQGEEPVLELETDDEEDTTRKLELSDLVYIQIKKLDHLMNLVGELIIDRDRVLTLGQEIGNPALIAAAAHLSRIADELQYSVMDARLVGVGSLFSKFPRVVRDVATAEKKDVELTMTGEDIQIDRNILQIITDALLHLVRNAIGHGLETPAERIAAGKPSQGHLLLSAQTERDDVLVQVRDDGRGIDVESVRRKAVERGLVAANVAATLDDSAVRGFLFEPGFSMAKEVTEISGRGVGLDVVKLAIDSLGGQLRVDSVLGQGTTFTLVLPTSIAVKGALLFQLDQRNYAIPLMHTDSVVSLLPENFNVVGGMLLTRIQEENVPVVSLRRLLHNGDGPLPPAVRTDLEGRQDIIIVNYNNRRLGLIVDRFLRQQDIVVKPMSKPLDTIDLFGGVTLLGSGQVCLVLDVPALTRLFLAKRP; from the coding sequence ATGAAGTCACGGGAACAGGAATACCGGGAGATTTTCATGTCCGAGGCGTTGGAATACTACGACGCCATGAGCCGGCATATCAGTGAACTGGAACGCAGCCCCACCGATGAGCCAGCCCTCAATGAGCTGTTCCGGCTCATGCACAACCTCAAGTCTAATGCCCGGGCTATGGGCTACAACCCCATTGGGGAGGTAGCCCACCACATGGAAACCATCTTCGGGCTGATTCGGGACAAGGAGAAAACGTTTACCGGTTCGGTGGTACCCGTGCTTTTTAAAGGCATTGATACCATTGGCGAAATGATCCGGGCGGTAGGTGCCAACGAAGACCTCCCCGACGTAACGCATCTGATGGCCAACCTCGACCGGCTGGTGCAGGGCGAAGAACCCGTACTGGAACTGGAAACAGACGACGAAGAGGATACTACCCGCAAGCTGGAATTGTCGGATCTGGTGTATATCCAGATCAAAAAGCTCGACCACCTGATGAACTTGGTGGGGGAACTGATCATTGACCGGGACCGGGTACTCACGCTGGGCCAGGAAATCGGTAATCCGGCCCTGATAGCCGCCGCCGCCCACCTCTCGCGTATTGCCGATGAACTGCAGTACAGCGTGATGGATGCCCGCCTAGTAGGCGTTGGGTCCTTGTTTAGCAAATTTCCGCGGGTAGTGCGCGATGTGGCCACCGCCGAGAAAAAGGATGTGGAGCTGACCATGACTGGGGAAGACATCCAGATTGACAGGAATATCCTGCAGATTATCACCGATGCCCTGCTGCATCTGGTGCGCAACGCCATTGGCCACGGCCTTGAGACGCCCGCTGAGCGGATAGCCGCCGGTAAGCCGTCTCAGGGACATCTGCTGCTTTCCGCCCAAACGGAGCGCGACGACGTGCTGGTGCAGGTGCGCGACGATGGCCGGGGTATTGACGTGGAAAGCGTAAGACGTAAAGCTGTGGAGCGGGGGCTAGTGGCCGCTAACGTGGCGGCCACCCTCGATGATAGTGCGGTACGGGGGTTCCTGTTCGAGCCGGGGTTTTCCATGGCCAAGGAAGTAACCGAAATTTCGGGCCGAGGTGTGGGGCTCGACGTGGTAAAGCTGGCCATCGACTCGTTGGGCGGCCAGTTGCGCGTTGATTCGGTCCTGGGGCAGGGAACTACGTTTACGCTGGTACTGCCCACGTCCATTGCCGTGAAGGGCGCGTTGCTGTTCCAGCTGGACCAGCGCAACTACGCTATTCCCCTCATGCACACCGATTCGGTGGTGTCCTTACTACCGGAAAACTTCAACGTGGTGGGCGGCATGCTGCTTACCCGGATTCAGGAAGAGAATGTGCCGGTGGTGTCTCTGCGCCGCCTGTTGCACAATGGCGACGGGCCACTGCCGCCCGCTGTCAGAACCGACCTCGAAGGCCGGCAGGATATCATCATCGTCAACTACAACAACCGCCGGCTTGGCCTCATCGTCGACCGGTTTTTACGCCAGCAGGATATCGTGGTCAAACCCATGAGTAAACCGCTGGATACCATTGACTTGTTTGGCGGCGTTACGCTGTTGGGCAGCGGGCAGGTGTGCCTGGTGCTTGATGTGCCCGCGTTAACCCGGCTGTTTTTAGCCAAACGACCATAA
- a CDS encoding chemotaxis protein CheB: MSASTPSFTVLLGNLPTSVRSGLVRLLPAGSDMELVGPAAATAELPTLARRLRPTAVIVTEDQLLGLEQLRRQYPVPVLLYSSHAPLPGMLREAARLGVYDYVTPAPATGSELAEWHRLLKRKLWAAQPKPASIVSPAAVLPIRTRAVPLPPRGVVVIGGSTGGAPAVEAVIRNLPSGFPWAVLVAVHLPAHFTDSLVDRLRRATPLPLAAAGSSSRLEAGQILVAPGGHNLVIRPVTDSPWLGWQTDFVTEASLDVPSVDILMQSVARLVGRNVLGVVLTGLGHDGTAGARSIRQHGGTVIVQDEASSAVFGMPKSVIQAGLASEVLPLSSMTDFMVRHVQPLASGPVGCFSSRTQPVPAR, encoded by the coding sequence GTGTCTGCTTCCACACCTTCTTTTACTGTTCTGCTTGGTAACCTGCCTACTTCGGTGCGGTCAGGCCTAGTCCGGCTGCTGCCCGCTGGCTCCGATATGGAGCTGGTAGGGCCGGCTGCGGCTACTGCGGAGCTGCCCACGCTGGCTCGCCGCCTGCGGCCGACGGCAGTGATTGTAACGGAAGACCAGTTGCTGGGCCTGGAGCAACTGCGGCGGCAGTACCCAGTGCCGGTGCTGCTATACAGTTCGCACGCTCCATTGCCCGGCATGTTGCGGGAAGCAGCGCGCTTGGGCGTGTACGATTACGTTACGCCCGCTCCGGCAACTGGGTCGGAGCTGGCTGAGTGGCACCGGCTCCTGAAGCGCAAGCTGTGGGCCGCGCAACCTAAGCCTGCATCGATTGTTTCGCCCGCTGCCGTGCTGCCTATCCGGACCCGCGCCGTACCATTGCCGCCGCGCGGTGTTGTTGTCATTGGCGGCTCTACGGGGGGCGCCCCGGCTGTAGAAGCAGTCATACGCAATCTGCCTTCGGGTTTTCCTTGGGCGGTTTTGGTAGCGGTTCATCTGCCTGCGCACTTCACTGATTCTCTGGTAGATCGTCTTCGCCGGGCTACCCCGCTGCCGTTAGCGGCGGCAGGTAGCAGTTCACGCCTGGAGGCCGGGCAGATACTGGTGGCTCCTGGTGGACATAACCTAGTAATACGTCCCGTTACCGATAGTCCTTGGCTGGGCTGGCAGACTGATTTTGTTACCGAAGCCAGCTTGGATGTTCCGTCGGTCGATATTCTGATGCAGTCAGTGGCCCGGCTGGTAGGGCGGAATGTATTGGGCGTGGTGCTTACAGGCCTGGGACATGATGGTACTGCCGGGGCTCGCAGTATCCGACAGCACGGCGGAACCGTCATCGTGCAGGATGAGGCGTCTTCTGCTGTTTTTGGCATGCCTAAATCAGTTATTCAGGCCGGGCTGGCCAGCGAGGTACTGCCCTTGAGCAGTATGACCGATTTCATGGTCCGCCACGTACAGCCGTTGGCTTCCGGGCCAGTAGGTTGCTTTTCTTCCCGTACTCAACCTGTACCGGCACGATGA
- a CDS encoding response regulator, producing the protein MKNRILIVDDSFYMRTMLKNMLTDAGYEVVGEAANGQQALEMAAATRPDLITLDVILPDNTGLDVLKGIRQDQPEVKVVMCSAVGQEVIVNEALESGATAYIVKPFSEEKVLEIVGSALQEAASDQA; encoded by the coding sequence ATGAAAAACCGCATCCTCATCGTCGACGACTCCTTTTACATGCGTACGATGCTCAAGAATATGCTCACCGACGCCGGCTATGAGGTGGTAGGTGAGGCGGCTAACGGCCAGCAAGCCCTGGAAATGGCCGCTGCCACCCGCCCTGACCTGATTACTCTGGACGTGATTCTGCCCGATAATACTGGCCTCGACGTACTGAAAGGCATCCGTCAAGATCAGCCCGAGGTGAAAGTGGTGATGTGCTCGGCTGTGGGCCAGGAAGTAATTGTAAACGAGGCCCTAGAAAGCGGTGCTACAGCCTATATCGTGAAGCCTTTCTCGGAAGAAAAGGTGCTGGAAATTGTAGGTAGTGCCCTGCAGGAAGCTGCTTCCGATCAGGCCTAG
- a CDS encoding chemotaxis protein CheW: MPESEKSAKQDPIIQLIVFRLGEEEYGIRIEQVKEVTITPEIARMPKTPPFVKGIANLRGDIIAVIDLEERFRLRAAGQEMPAVSYTMAIEAKEYTIGIMVREVPQPLSIAQSIIEKAPEFIQDINIHDKYIEGIAKIDSRIIVVLDMLKLLTPSEIMQLQPKGESSPAGSRTQA; encoded by the coding sequence ATGCCTGAATCTGAAAAAAGCGCCAAACAGGACCCCATCATTCAGCTGATTGTATTTCGGCTGGGCGAGGAGGAGTACGGTATCCGCATCGAGCAGGTGAAGGAGGTGACCATCACCCCGGAAATTGCCCGCATGCCCAAAACGCCGCCCTTCGTAAAAGGAATTGCTAACCTGCGCGGTGACATTATTGCGGTGATTGATCTGGAGGAGCGGTTCCGACTGCGGGCCGCCGGGCAGGAAATGCCGGCCGTTTCGTACACCATGGCCATTGAGGCCAAGGAGTACACCATCGGCATCATGGTGCGCGAGGTGCCCCAGCCGCTGTCCATTGCGCAGTCTATCATCGAAAAGGCCCCGGAGTTCATCCAGGACATCAACATTCACGACAAATACATTGAGGGGATTGCCAAAATCGACAGCCGCATTATTGTGGTGCTCGATATGCTTAAGCTGCTCACCCCGTCCGAAATCATGCAGTTACAGCCCAAAGGGGAATCTTCCCCCGCCGGGAGCCGTACACAAGCATAG